A genomic region of Rhizomicrobium sp. contains the following coding sequences:
- a CDS encoding efflux RND transporter periplasmic adaptor subunit, translated as MNIRIPSSFESVPDAAQGIPDRVRRGNAAASSRLRLILGILGAVLLAALVIFVVLPLLGGAKPRATPAPPVVVQRAAKKDLSVVEHTIGTVVSPATVQLTARVQGQLLKAYFVEGQTVHRGDLLFQIDPGPFRAALDNAEATLGTAQQKAARYGRLLTQKAVAPQDADDAEAAYLVAKANVDAARLNLGYTQIRSPIDGKTGAIMIQPGNQITPSGSGMTSVGVTNPAASTLVVITQMRPIKISFALPQADLPRIQKRLATQGMVATLTPQGGGTPLTATVDFVGNQVSDQTGTIELRATFANENEALVPGQLVDVGVVLDTIKGATTVPHDAVNLGPNTSFVYVVKNGVAQMVTVKVISDDGTSAAIQGLVKAGDAVITDGQLKVVAGKPVKVSRAPTQQK; from the coding sequence ATGAATATCCGCATTCCCAGCTCTTTCGAGTCGGTGCCGGACGCCGCGCAGGGCATTCCAGACCGGGTCCGCCGCGGCAATGCGGCGGCGAGTTCCCGCCTGCGCCTGATCCTGGGCATCCTCGGCGCCGTCCTTTTGGCGGCCTTGGTGATTTTCGTCGTGCTGCCGCTGTTGGGCGGGGCCAAGCCGCGCGCCACGCCGGCGCCGCCGGTGGTGGTGCAGCGCGCCGCGAAGAAGGACCTTTCCGTCGTCGAGCACACGATCGGAACCGTGGTCTCGCCGGCCACGGTGCAGCTGACCGCGCGGGTGCAGGGCCAGCTCCTGAAGGCGTATTTCGTCGAGGGCCAGACGGTGCACCGCGGCGACCTGTTGTTCCAGATCGATCCCGGGCCGTTCCGCGCCGCGCTCGACAACGCCGAGGCGACGCTCGGCACGGCGCAGCAGAAGGCGGCGCGCTACGGACGCCTGCTGACCCAGAAGGCGGTGGCGCCGCAGGACGCCGACGACGCCGAGGCTGCCTATCTGGTGGCCAAGGCCAATGTCGACGCGGCGCGGCTGAACCTGGGCTATACGCAGATCCGGTCGCCGATCGACGGCAAGACCGGCGCGATCATGATCCAGCCGGGCAACCAGATCACGCCCAGCGGCAGCGGCATGACCTCGGTCGGCGTCACCAACCCGGCGGCCTCGACGCTGGTCGTCATCACCCAGATGCGGCCGATCAAGATCTCCTTCGCCCTGCCGCAGGCCGACCTGCCGCGCATCCAGAAGCGCCTGGCGACGCAGGGCATGGTGGCGACGCTGACGCCGCAGGGCGGCGGGACGCCGCTGACCGCGACGGTCGATTTCGTCGGCAACCAGGTGAGCGACCAGACCGGCACGATCGAGCTGCGCGCGACCTTCGCCAACGAGAACGAGGCCCTGGTGCCCGGCCAGCTCGTCGATGTCGGCGTGGTGCTGGACACGATCAAGGGCGCCACGACGGTGCCGCACGACGCGGTCAACCTCGGGCCGAACACCAGCTTCGTCTATGTCGTGAAGAACGGTGTCGCGCAAATGGTGACCGTGAAGGTCATCAGCGACGACGGCACGTCGGCGGCGATCCAGGGCCTGGTCAAGGCCGGCGACGCGGTGATCACGGACGGCCAGCTCAAGGTGGTCGCCGGAAAGCCGGTGAAGGTCTCGCGCGCCCCGACGCAGCAGAAATAG
- a CDS encoding efflux RND transporter permease subunit produces the protein MNISAQFIEKPVMTTLLMAALVIFGLFGYSSLPVSELPNVDFPTITVSASLPGADPDTMASAVATPLENQFSTIAGISSMTSSSAAGSTSITLQFDLDRNIDAAAQDVQSAISAASRQLPTNMPTPPTIRKVNPSDQPVIFIALHSPALAMSEVDKYAETLLARQISTLNGVAQVNVYGSQKFAVRVQIDPAQLAARGIGIDAVAGALANANVNQATGQLNGPTQATLIHTNGQLMTGAAFNNQAIAYQNGAPVRVKDVGRAIDSVQNNLAYSWFNGQPAVVLAVQRQPGSNTIEVVDEIKAILPAFSKQLPASLALDIIYDRSQLIRSSVADVQSTLLIAAVLVVLVIFIFLRNLSATVIPSLALPIAVIGTFAGMALFGYNLDNLSLMALTLSVGFVVDDAIVMLENIVRHIEEGEKPLEAALKGSREIGFTILSMTVSLAAVFIPLVFMGGIVGRLLHEFAVTIVLAIVVSGIVSVTLTPMLSSRFLKPAKAHKPGGFYERSERIFNNVQGGYERSLGWSMAHRGFILILFFASLFATVGLFYAVPLDFIPTEDQGMIRAQTEGSDRTSFAAMSTYQQKVAAIAARQKGVKSVMSFVGGGGSRSGTNTGTLLLTLNQGDRPSADEIIRELRPKLGSVPGINTYMQNPPAIQIGGRQSKSLYQYTLQGLDQDLLQQSSLKLMNALAATPGFLDVTTDLDLSAPSVNVAIDRDKAASLGVTPAKIETALGAAFGTEQVSTIYGSADQYYVIMELLPQYQYALADLRRLYLTGADGTTLVPLSSVVKLTPGTMPLTVNHQGQLPAVTISFNLDKGYSLGDALTAINRVQAKLDIPDTILGSAQGTAQAFQSSLSNMGLLLAIALITVYIILGILYESFIHPLTILSGLPSAAVGALLTLWLFHQLFTMGITGSDSPLSIYAFVGMIMLIGIVKKNAIMMIDFALHRQRSEHVPPEKAIVEAAIVRFRPIMMTTMAALMGTLPVAIGFGAGSEARRPLGLAVVGGLLVSQLLTLYITPVIYTYLDRLGDQVGHFRWRDVFGGGDRRSAQPAE, from the coding sequence ATGAACATCTCGGCGCAGTTCATCGAAAAGCCGGTGATGACGACGCTGCTGATGGCGGCGCTCGTGATCTTCGGCCTGTTCGGCTATTCCAGCCTGCCGGTCAGCGAGCTGCCGAACGTCGATTTCCCCACCATCACGGTGTCGGCGAGCCTGCCCGGCGCCGATCCGGACACCATGGCCTCGGCGGTCGCCACGCCGCTGGAGAACCAGTTCTCGACCATCGCCGGCATCAGCTCGATGACCTCGTCGAGCGCCGCGGGCTCGACCTCGATCACGCTGCAATTCGACCTCGACCGCAACATCGACGCGGCGGCGCAGGACGTGCAGTCGGCGATCTCGGCGGCGAGCCGGCAATTGCCGACCAACATGCCGACGCCGCCCACCATCCGCAAAGTCAATCCGTCGGACCAGCCGGTGATCTTCATCGCGCTGCATTCGCCGGCGCTGGCGATGTCGGAGGTCGACAAATACGCCGAGACGCTGCTGGCGCGGCAGATTTCGACGCTGAACGGCGTGGCCCAGGTCAACGTCTACGGCTCGCAGAAATTCGCGGTGCGGGTGCAGATCGATCCGGCGCAGCTCGCGGCGCGCGGCATCGGCATCGACGCGGTGGCGGGCGCCCTGGCCAACGCCAACGTCAACCAGGCGACCGGCCAGCTCAACGGCCCGACCCAGGCGACACTGATCCATACCAACGGCCAGTTGATGACGGGCGCGGCCTTCAACAACCAGGCGATCGCCTATCAGAACGGCGCGCCGGTGCGGGTCAAGGACGTCGGGCGCGCCATCGACAGCGTGCAGAACAACCTCGCCTATAGCTGGTTCAACGGCCAGCCCGCCGTCGTGCTGGCGGTGCAGCGCCAGCCGGGCTCCAACACCATCGAGGTGGTGGACGAGATCAAGGCGATCCTGCCGGCCTTCTCCAAGCAGCTTCCGGCCTCGCTCGCGCTCGACATCATCTACGACCGCAGCCAGCTCATCCGCTCCTCCGTCGCCGACGTGCAGAGCACGCTTTTGATCGCCGCGGTGCTGGTGGTGCTGGTGATCTTCATCTTCCTGCGCAACCTGTCGGCGACCGTGATCCCGTCGCTGGCGCTGCCGATCGCGGTGATCGGCACCTTCGCCGGCATGGCGCTGTTCGGCTACAACCTCGACAATCTGTCGCTGATGGCGCTGACGCTGTCGGTGGGATTCGTGGTCGACGACGCCATCGTGATGCTCGAGAACATCGTGCGCCACATCGAGGAGGGCGAGAAGCCGCTCGAAGCCGCGCTCAAGGGCTCGCGGGAAATCGGCTTCACCATCCTTTCGATGACGGTGTCGCTGGCGGCGGTGTTCATCCCGCTCGTCTTCATGGGCGGCATCGTCGGCCGGCTGCTGCACGAATTCGCGGTGACCATCGTGCTTGCCATCGTGGTGTCGGGCATCGTGTCGGTGACGCTGACGCCGATGCTGTCCAGCCGCTTCCTCAAGCCGGCCAAGGCGCACAAGCCGGGCGGCTTCTACGAGCGCAGCGAGCGGATCTTCAACAACGTCCAGGGCGGCTATGAGCGCAGCCTGGGCTGGAGCATGGCGCATCGCGGCTTCATCCTGATCCTGTTCTTCGCGAGCCTGTTCGCCACCGTCGGCCTGTTCTACGCGGTGCCGCTCGATTTCATCCCGACCGAGGACCAGGGGATGATCCGGGCGCAGACCGAAGGCTCCGACCGCACCTCCTTCGCCGCGATGTCGACCTATCAGCAGAAGGTCGCGGCGATCGCGGCCAGGCAGAAGGGCGTGAAATCGGTGATGTCCTTCGTCGGCGGCGGCGGCTCGCGCTCGGGCACCAACACCGGAACGCTGCTCCTGACGCTGAACCAGGGCGACCGGCCGTCGGCGGACGAGATCATCCGCGAACTGCGCCCCAAGCTCGGCTCCGTGCCGGGCATCAACACCTATATGCAGAACCCGCCGGCGATCCAGATCGGCGGGCGGCAATCCAAATCGCTCTACCAGTACACGCTGCAGGGCCTCGACCAGGACCTTCTGCAGCAATCCTCGCTGAAGCTGATGAACGCGCTGGCCGCGACGCCGGGCTTCCTCGACGTGACGACCGACCTCGACCTCTCGGCGCCGTCGGTCAATGTCGCGATCGACCGCGACAAGGCGGCGTCGCTGGGCGTCACGCCCGCCAAGATCGAGACCGCGCTCGGCGCCGCCTTCGGCACCGAACAGGTGTCGACGATCTACGGCTCGGCCGACCAGTATTACGTGATCATGGAATTGCTGCCGCAATACCAGTACGCGCTGGCCGATCTGCGGCGCCTCTATCTGACCGGGGCGGACGGCACGACGCTGGTGCCGCTGAGCTCGGTGGTGAAGCTGACGCCGGGCACGATGCCGCTGACCGTGAACCACCAGGGCCAGCTTCCGGCGGTGACGATCTCGTTCAACCTGGACAAGGGCTATTCGCTGGGCGACGCGCTGACCGCCATCAACCGCGTCCAGGCCAAGCTGGACATCCCCGACACGATCCTCGGCTCGGCCCAGGGCACGGCGCAGGCGTTCCAGAGCTCGCTGAGCAATATGGGCCTTTTGCTCGCGATCGCGCTCATCACCGTCTACATCATCCTCGGCATCCTCTATGAGAGCTTCATCCATCCCTTGACCATCCTGTCCGGCCTGCCCTCTGCCGCGGTGGGCGCGCTGCTCACGCTGTGGCTGTTCCACCAACTCTTCACGATGGGGATCACCGGATCGGATTCGCCGCTGTCGATCTATGCCTTTGTCGGCATGATCATGCTGATCGGCATCGTCAAGAAGAACGCCATCATGATGATCGACTTCGCGCTGCACCGGCAGCGCAGCGAGCACGTCCCGCCGGAAAAGGCGATCGTGGAGGCGGCGATCGTGCGTTTCCGCCCGATCATGATGACGACCATGGCGGCGCTGATGGGCACGCTGCCGGTGGCGATCGGCTTCGGCGCCGGATCGGAAGCGCGCCGGCCGCTCGGCCTCGCGGTGGTCGGCGGGCTGCTCGTGTCGCAGCTATTGACGCTCTACATCACGCCGGTGATCTACACCTATCTCGACCGGCTGGGCGACCAGGTCGGCCATTTCCGCTGGCGCGACGTGTTCGGCGGCGGCGACCGCCGCAGCGCGCAGCCGGCGGAATAG
- a CDS encoding aldo/keto reductase, giving the protein METRKLGKSGIAVSVIGLGCNNFGALPVEASRRVVDRALELGITLFDTADVYGNRGGSEEQLGEILGARRKDIVLATKFGMPMDDAGAKSGSSAAYIRAACEASLKRLKTDWIDLYQQHRPDPNTPVEETLRALDDLVKAGKVRAIGSSNMPADQLAAAHETSRKNRLAAFVTAQDEYSLVLRDVERALVPTLEQEGMGLLPYFPLASGLLTGKYRQGAEIPADTRYARMGRFGERYMTEENWRIVGGLTAFAETRGRTILDLAFAWLLAHPWLSSVIAGATRPEQVEQNVKAAAWKLTADELAEVNRISAKA; this is encoded by the coding sequence ATGGAAACCCGCAAGCTTGGCAAATCCGGCATCGCCGTCTCGGTCATCGGCCTCGGCTGCAACAATTTCGGCGCCCTGCCGGTCGAGGCGTCGCGCCGCGTCGTCGACCGCGCCCTGGAACTGGGCATCACCCTCTTCGACACCGCCGATGTCTACGGCAATCGCGGCGGCTCGGAGGAGCAGCTCGGCGAGATCCTCGGCGCGCGGCGCAAGGACATCGTGCTGGCGACCAAGTTCGGCATGCCGATGGACGATGCGGGCGCCAAGTCCGGCTCGTCCGCCGCCTATATCCGCGCCGCCTGCGAGGCCAGCCTCAAGCGGCTGAAGACCGACTGGATCGATCTCTATCAGCAGCACCGGCCCGATCCCAACACCCCCGTCGAGGAGACGCTGCGGGCGCTCGACGATCTGGTGAAGGCGGGCAAGGTCCGCGCCATCGGCTCCTCCAACATGCCGGCCGACCAGCTCGCCGCCGCGCACGAGACGTCGCGCAAGAACCGCCTCGCCGCCTTCGTCACCGCGCAAGACGAATACAGCCTCGTGCTGCGCGACGTGGAGCGCGCCTTGGTTCCGACGCTGGAGCAGGAGGGCATGGGCCTGTTGCCCTATTTCCCGCTCGCCAGCGGCCTGCTCACCGGCAAATACCGCCAGGGCGCCGAAATCCCCGCCGACACGCGCTATGCCCGCATGGGCCGTTTCGGCGAGCGCTACATGACGGAGGAGAACTGGCGCATCGTCGGCGGCCTCACGGCCTTTGCCGAGACCCGCGGCCGCACGATCCTGGACCTCGCCTTCGCCTGGCTGCTCGCCCATCCCTGGCTCTCCAGCGTGATCGCCGGCGCCACGCGCCCCGAACAGGTCGAGCAGAACGTCAAGGCGGCGGCGTGGAAACTTACCGCCGACGAACTGGCCGAAGTGAACCGGATTTCCGCGAAGGCCTGA
- a CDS encoding TonB-dependent receptor produces MPAMRSVATVRPVTFIGALLLSTAFTAPAFAQIETVVVTAERKAEDIQSVPIAVTAFGAADLASHQILQPKDLQFATPSVTYTKTNFTGTNFQIRGIGTQVISGDAEGGIAFNVNDVYYEAAGVDSGLYYDLERVEVLRGPQSTLYGRGATGGAVNVFTAKPHLDEFSASVEGNYGNYDGSEIKGMVNVPIINDELGVRLAADWVRHDGFSTNVNPGVTDHHPDSRDEWSGRASVRWQPWDGTTIDIVADHGDENDTRMRGEKQLCHFDPTGVLGCLPDAVASQPVNLNATFFNIPVSRQATVGAFGAAPPAGIGPAFAAALGLFDLSQPYVAPAGAVPSDPRTINSDFTPFTKGRSNSISAEWKQTITDWLDATLVGGYADGHLVNQESYINQPGANFDPVTLATSKAVFDGVLAQLGTTFGQPNYANPATGPYAFVFAHPGQLPTSNFNNLGIIGGSINRYTSNEFAYDQSNGNNVQKSLELRLETKLDGPLNFAAGVYYLNENAHGDYYVGSNTLDYGQTLFGGIGGAQLFGTPLQNLCISPANGNGCIYGTPWYDNDTERSFVESKSVYGEGYWDIVPDELKLTVGARYTEDRKQYVGRITIFNGFVPNGTTDREAAMAQLVSFGLVDFDAARPGNQNFEETTSKFDKLTGRVVLNWTPKLDWSDQTTVYASYSKGYKAGGANPGIQPNNLTGIPAFYAPESIDAYEIGTKNTFFDSTLQANLTAWYYNYAKYQISEILANTSVNANTNAFLNGVEGEFVWAPPQVPGLQFNLNTSWTETKLGQGGQIDPRNPTGGLPNALLIKDGTLSSTNAQNCVLYYSGSNFASDFATLSALSGGIFFAPPGGTSALAGAGVQHAAFGICTPSVLNGALAPALAFTNFSTQGTTASQQLAGAAVNLQGNQLANTPPWSLSFGMQYGTDVGAGYTFVGRFDYYWQAAMWGRIFNDPADRIRNFGTANLQFTLNSPDDTWYAQIYGRNIFNSTNQTGEYLTSSSSGLYTGAFYGDPRIIGGAIGVHF; encoded by the coding sequence ATGCCTGCAATGCGTTCGGTCGCGACCGTGCGGCCCGTCACCTTCATCGGTGCTTTGTTGCTGTCGACGGCGTTCACGGCGCCGGCCTTCGCGCAGATCGAAACCGTGGTCGTCACCGCCGAGCGCAAGGCGGAAGACATCCAGTCCGTTCCCATCGCCGTCACCGCCTTCGGCGCGGCGGACCTCGCGTCGCACCAGATCCTCCAGCCGAAGGACCTGCAATTCGCCACGCCGAGCGTGACCTACACCAAGACGAACTTCACCGGCACGAACTTCCAGATCCGCGGCATCGGCACGCAAGTCATCTCCGGCGACGCCGAAGGCGGCATCGCGTTCAACGTCAACGACGTCTATTACGAGGCGGCCGGCGTCGACTCCGGCCTGTACTACGACCTGGAGCGGGTCGAGGTGCTGCGCGGCCCGCAGAGCACGCTGTACGGCCGCGGCGCGACCGGCGGCGCGGTGAACGTGTTCACCGCCAAACCGCATCTCGACGAGTTCTCCGCCTCGGTCGAGGGCAATTACGGCAACTATGACGGTTCGGAGATCAAGGGCATGGTCAACGTGCCCATCATCAACGACGAGCTCGGCGTCCGCCTGGCGGCCGACTGGGTCCGCCATGACGGCTTCTCGACCAACGTCAATCCCGGCGTCACGGACCATCATCCCGATTCGCGCGACGAATGGTCGGGCCGCGCCAGCGTGCGCTGGCAGCCCTGGGACGGCACGACGATCGACATCGTCGCCGACCATGGCGACGAGAACGACACGCGCATGCGCGGCGAGAAGCAGCTTTGCCATTTCGACCCGACCGGCGTGCTGGGCTGCCTGCCCGACGCCGTCGCCTCGCAGCCGGTGAACCTGAACGCGACGTTCTTCAACATTCCCGTCAGCCGGCAGGCGACGGTCGGCGCGTTCGGCGCCGCGCCGCCGGCCGGCATCGGCCCGGCCTTCGCGGCCGCGCTGGGCCTGTTCGACCTGTCGCAGCCCTATGTGGCGCCGGCCGGCGCGGTGCCCTCCGACCCGCGCACGATCAATTCCGACTTCACGCCCTTCACCAAGGGCCGCAGCAACTCGATCAGCGCCGAGTGGAAGCAGACGATCACCGACTGGCTGGATGCCACGCTGGTCGGCGGCTATGCCGACGGCCACCTGGTCAACCAGGAAAGCTACATCAACCAGCCGGGCGCGAACTTCGATCCGGTCACGCTGGCGACCAGCAAGGCCGTCTTCGACGGCGTGCTGGCCCAGCTCGGCACCACGTTCGGGCAGCCCAATTACGCCAATCCCGCGACCGGCCCCTACGCCTTCGTCTTCGCCCATCCCGGCCAGCTGCCGACCTCGAATTTCAACAATCTCGGCATCATCGGCGGCTCGATCAACCGCTACACGTCGAACGAATTCGCCTACGACCAGTCGAACGGCAACAACGTCCAGAAGTCGCTCGAACTGCGCCTGGAGACCAAGCTCGACGGTCCGCTGAACTTCGCGGCGGGCGTCTACTATCTCAACGAGAACGCGCATGGCGACTACTATGTCGGGTCCAACACGCTCGACTACGGCCAGACGCTGTTCGGCGGCATCGGCGGGGCGCAATTGTTCGGCACGCCGCTGCAGAACCTCTGCATCAGCCCGGCCAACGGCAATGGCTGCATCTACGGCACGCCGTGGTACGACAACGACACCGAGCGATCCTTCGTGGAATCCAAGTCGGTTTACGGCGAAGGCTACTGGGACATCGTGCCCGACGAGCTGAAGCTGACGGTCGGCGCCCGCTACACCGAGGACCGCAAGCAGTATGTCGGCCGCATCACGATCTTCAACGGCTTCGTCCCGAACGGCACGACCGACCGCGAGGCCGCGATGGCGCAGCTCGTTTCGTTCGGTCTGGTCGACTTCGACGCCGCGCGTCCGGGCAACCAGAACTTCGAGGAGACCACGAGCAAGTTCGACAAGCTGACCGGCCGCGTCGTCCTGAACTGGACCCCGAAGCTGGACTGGTCCGATCAGACCACGGTCTATGCGTCCTATTCGAAGGGCTACAAGGCCGGCGGCGCCAATCCCGGCATCCAGCCGAACAACCTGACCGGCATTCCGGCCTTCTACGCGCCGGAGTCGATCGACGCCTACGAAATCGGCACCAAGAACACCTTCTTCGACAGCACGCTGCAGGCGAACCTGACCGCCTGGTACTACAACTACGCCAAGTACCAGATCTCCGAGATCCTCGCGAACACCTCGGTCAACGCCAACACGAACGCCTTCCTGAACGGCGTCGAAGGCGAGTTCGTGTGGGCGCCTCCCCAGGTGCCCGGCCTTCAGTTCAACCTGAACACGAGCTGGACGGAGACCAAGCTCGGCCAGGGCGGCCAGATCGATCCGCGCAACCCGACCGGCGGCCTGCCGAACGCGCTGCTGATCAAGGACGGCACGCTGAGCTCGACCAACGCGCAGAACTGCGTTCTCTACTACAGCGGTTCGAACTTCGCGTCCGACTTCGCGACCCTGAGCGCCCTTTCCGGCGGCATCTTCTTCGCCCCGCCGGGCGGCACGAGCGCGCTGGCGGGCGCCGGCGTTCAGCACGCGGCCTTCGGCATCTGCACGCCGTCGGTCCTCAACGGCGCCCTGGCGCCGGCCCTGGCGTTCACGAACTTCTCGACGCAGGGCACGACGGCCAGCCAGCAGCTCGCCGGCGCGGCGGTCAATCTGCAGGGAAATCAGCTCGCCAACACCCCGCCCTGGTCGCTGAGCTTCGGCATGCAATACGGCACCGATGTCGGCGCCGGATATACCTTCGTCGGCCGGTTCGACTACTACTGGCAGGCCGCGATGTGGGGCCGCATCTTCAACGATCCGGCGGACCGCATCCGCAATTTCGGCACCGCGAACCTGCAGTTCACGCTGAACTCGCCGGACGACACCTGGTACGCCCAGATCTACGGCCGCAACATCTTCAACTCCACGAACCAGACCGGCGAATATCTGACGAGTTCTTCGTCGGGTCTTTACACCGGCGCGTTCTACGGCGACCCGCGCATCATCGGCGGCGCCATCGGCGTCCACTTCTGA
- a CDS encoding DUF4389 domain-containing protein yields MSDAPNSTGNPSPGPAPLAPAHPPFPIVRLLYAFGYGLIAWFVLHVIFVLAAVQFVMIAINGRAHDEIKSFCASLLQYEWELLAFITFVRDEQPFPIGPFPKHA; encoded by the coding sequence ATGTCCGATGCGCCCAACAGCACTGGCAATCCGTCGCCCGGCCCGGCGCCGCTGGCACCGGCCCACCCGCCGTTTCCCATCGTCCGGCTGCTCTACGCGTTCGGATATGGGCTGATCGCGTGGTTCGTGCTGCACGTCATCTTCGTTCTCGCCGCCGTGCAGTTCGTGATGATCGCGATCAACGGACGCGCGCATGACGAGATTAAATCCTTCTGCGCATCGCTCCTTCAATATGAGTGGGAGCTGCTCGCCTTCATCACCTTCGTGCGCGACGAACAGCCCTTTCCGATCGGCCCGTTCCCGAAGCATGCGTAA
- a CDS encoding rhomboid family intramembrane serine protease translates to MAFFQETRPTREPFLRVPASVLVLIGVLVLAHVARVLAPAAVSDAVLNLFALDPVIYSASALKALGAQMPSLIELLVPPLGHVFLHANFTHLAFNCVWLLVFGPVVARRYGLVMFYVFFFLCGLAGAAAFVGIEWGQNVGAIGASGAISGLMGASIRMLRVREPWLLGATLPLMPLRSSQVLVFSAVWLVVNLVTGIIGIGPTGTLQAIAWQDHLGGYLAGLLLAGPFDVYFGPLRRLRGRGA, encoded by the coding sequence ATGGCGTTTTTCCAGGAAACCCGCCCCACGCGCGAGCCCTTTCTGCGCGTGCCGGCCTCCGTCTTGGTCCTGATCGGCGTGCTCGTCCTCGCCCATGTGGCGCGGGTGCTGGCGCCCGCCGCGGTGTCGGATGCCGTCCTGAACCTGTTCGCGCTCGATCCGGTGATCTATTCGGCCAGCGCCTTGAAAGCGCTCGGCGCGCAGATGCCGAGCCTGATCGAGCTTCTGGTCCCGCCCCTCGGCCACGTGTTCCTGCATGCGAACTTCACCCACCTCGCTTTCAACTGCGTGTGGCTGCTGGTGTTCGGGCCGGTGGTGGCGCGGCGCTACGGCCTCGTGATGTTCTACGTCTTCTTCTTCCTGTGCGGCCTGGCCGGTGCCGCCGCCTTTGTCGGCATCGAATGGGGCCAGAATGTCGGCGCCATCGGCGCCTCGGGCGCGATCTCCGGGCTGATGGGCGCCAGCATCCGCATGCTGCGGGTGCGCGAGCCCTGGCTGTTGGGCGCCACCTTGCCGCTGATGCCGCTGCGCTCGAGCCAGGTTCTGGTGTTCAGCGCGGTCTGGCTCGTGGTCAATCTCGTCACCGGGATCATCGGCATCGGCCCGACCGGCACGCTCCAGGCGATCGCCTGGCAGGACCATCTCGGCGGCTACCTCGCCGGACTGCTGCTGGCCGGGCCGTTCGACGTTTATTTCGGCCCTTTGCGGCGTCTTCGCGGCCGCGGTGCTTGA
- a CDS encoding 2-hydroxychromene-2-carboxylate isomerase — translation MATLEFFFDCSSPWSYLAFTRVQPIAARTGADIVWKPVLVGGVFNAVNREVYERRAHPDPRKAAYEAKDLQDWARLLGLTIVMPPPVFPVKATAAMRCALVAQDEGKLVPFARCCFEAYWSEGQDISLPHVLLKVCAAADLDGEHVLARSQEADIKDRLRTNTDELIARGGFGAPTLYVGGADMYFGNDRMELVEAALRR, via the coding sequence TTGGCCACGCTGGAATTCTTCTTCGACTGCTCCTCGCCCTGGAGCTATCTGGCCTTCACGCGCGTTCAGCCCATCGCGGCGCGCACCGGCGCCGACATCGTCTGGAAGCCGGTCCTGGTGGGCGGGGTGTTCAACGCGGTTAACCGCGAGGTCTATGAGCGCCGGGCCCATCCCGATCCGCGCAAGGCGGCGTACGAGGCCAAGGACCTGCAGGACTGGGCGCGGCTCCTGGGCCTTACCATCGTCATGCCGCCGCCGGTCTTTCCGGTGAAGGCGACGGCCGCGATGCGTTGCGCCCTGGTGGCGCAGGACGAGGGCAAGCTGGTTCCCTTCGCCCGCTGCTGCTTCGAGGCCTATTGGTCGGAGGGCCAGGACATCAGCCTGCCGCATGTCCTGCTCAAGGTCTGCGCGGCGGCGGACCTGGACGGCGAGCACGTGCTGGCGCGCAGCCAGGAGGCCGACATCAAGGATCGCCTCCGGACCAACACCGACGAGCTCATCGCCCGCGGCGGTTTCGGCGCGCCGACCCTATATGTCGGGGGGGCGGACATGTATTTCGGCAACGACCGGATGGAACTGGTGGAAGCGGCGCTGCGCCGCTGA
- the hfaA gene encoding holdfast anchoring protein HfaA produces MAKHTKFCIAAAAFAVFATAAQAGDYSNASNYNAPYGMQAGQENAPPNTSLRDANGNLTVVNGVFTSANFGPAAGAGAAGSGVSSSFSGAGTSGASSTTGAATAIGNQLNVVTLGNNNTVVVNAVQTNNGNQTATNTVNGH; encoded by the coding sequence ATGGCCAAGCACACCAAGTTCTGCATTGCCGCCGCGGCCTTCGCGGTTTTCGCCACGGCCGCCCAGGCCGGCGATTACAGCAATGCCAGCAACTACAACGCGCCTTATGGCATGCAGGCCGGCCAGGAGAACGCGCCGCCCAACACCTCGCTGCGCGACGCCAACGGCAATCTCACCGTGGTGAACGGCGTGTTCACCAGCGCCAATTTCGGCCCCGCCGCGGGCGCCGGCGCCGCCGGCTCGGGCGTCAGCTCGTCCTTCTCGGGCGCTGGCACGAGCGGTGCATCGAGCACGACGGGTGCGGCAACGGCCATCGGAAATCAGCTCAACGTCGTGACCCTCGGAAACAACAACACCGTCGTCGTCAACGCCGTGCAGACCAACAACGGAAATCAGACAGCCACCAATACCGTCAACGGACACTAA